In Candida dubliniensis CD36 chromosome 6, complete sequence, the following are encoded in one genomic region:
- the ALS2 gene encoding agglutinin-like protein, putative (In C. albicans: putative orthologue encodes ALS family protein; role in adhesion, biofilm formation, germ tube induction; expressed at infection of human buccal epithelial cells; putative GPI-anchor; induced by ketoconazole, low iron and at cell wall regeneration; regulated by Sfu1p;~this orf (Cd36_65010) and Cd36_64800 have high similarity to CaALS2; however, whereas Cd36_65010 is similar in length to CaALS2, Cd36_64800 contains two large internal insertions of ca. 432aa and 612aa respectively.), which translates to MFLRFLLLCICLSVAGAKVITGIFNSFDSLTWTNAARYPFKGPGYPTWNAVLGWSLDGTVASPGDTFTLIMPCVFKFITNQTSVDLIADGADYATCQFHAGEEFTTFSSLTCTVSSALNPSIKALGTVTLPISFNVGGTGSSVDLENSKCFTAGTNTVTFTDGNNKISTTVEFNKTTVDPSGYLTSARRIPSLNQVTSLYMAPQCVNGYTSGIMGISSNSGIDIDCSTVHVGISKGVNDWNFPVSYDSFSYKKTCSPTGISITYENIPAGYRPFIDAYISASGVKSYALSYANNYTCVDSSFQNKPFTIRWTGYNSSEAGSDGVVIVVTTRTVTDSTTAVTTLPFNSDVDKTKTIEILQPIPTTTITTSYVGVTTSYRTQTVPIGQTATVIVDVPYHTTTTVTSKWTGTITTTATRTNPTGSIDTVVVQVPSPNPTVSSTEYWSQSYGTTTTVTAPPGGTDTVIIREPPNYTVTTTEYWSQSYATTTTVTAPPGGTDTVIIREPPNYTVTTTEYWSQSFATTTTVTAPPGGTDTVIIREPPNYTVTTTEYWSQSFATTTTVTAPPGGTDTVIIREPPNYTVTTTEYWSQSFATTTTVTAPPGGTDTVIIREPPNPTVTTTEYWSQSYATTTTVTGPPGGTDIVLIREPPNYTVTTTEYWSQSYATTTTVTGPPGNTDTVIIREPPNPTVTTTEYWSESYATTTTITAPPGGTNSVRIREPPNFTVTTTEYWSQSYASTTTVTGPPGGTDTVIIKEPPNYTVTTTEYWSQSYASTSTVTAPPGGTDTVIIREPPNYTVTTTEYWSQSFATTTTVTAPPGGTDTVIIREPPNYTVTTTEYWSQSYATTTTVTAPPGGTDTVIIREPPNPTVTTTEYWSQSYATTTTVTGPPGGTDIVLIREPPNYTVTTTEYWSQSYATTTTVTGPPGNTDTVIIREPPNPTVTTTEYWSESYATTTTITAPPGGTNSVRIREPPNFTVTTTEYWSQSYASTTTVTGPPGGTDTVIIKEPPNYTVTTTEYWSQSYASTSTVTAPPGGTETVIIKEPPNPTITTTEFWSQSYDTTTTITAPPGGTNSVIIRIRSSPSDESSESTFSILSVPSFSASISIVSSFSRPHYVNTTVTNLPSSQSSSVNILSSDEITFTNDDRFTSSIVFESGETSVAISTTFCDDEHGCQSSVTQGSVVRTTATTTATTTTVIGGNNGTDKPKSGELASTGSVTSKIVTPGGPSPTAPLNPGSPNNGVPSPKSPSAETPATKNVPGSPDIPDTKSTDISRTTTVVSHTATESGATGVPINPNPALTTGTPLVGKPGSVVNPSRETGINTGSRSSTKIVTPHATGTATAAIPDTGNGATTKGHDTTGGNSHGSAATTNTQGGNNEPVNQSPPNTGGASVGTSSQGVDTTASQATTLSQQTTSSLITTPLASTFDGSGSIVQHSTWLYVLLTAISLFY; encoded by the coding sequence atgttTTTACGATTTTTGTTGCTATGCATCTGTTTATCAGTTGCTGGTGCAAAGGTAATTACGGGTATTTTCAATAGTTTTGATTCATTGACTTGGACCAATGCTGCTAGATACCCGTTTAAGGGACCCGGATACCCAACTTGGAATGCTGTTTTAGGTTGGTCTTTAGATGGAACTGTTGCTAGCCCAGGTGACACCTTTACTTTGATCATGCCTTGtgtattcaaatttattactaATCAAACATctgttgatttgattgcTGATGGGGCAGACTATGCTACATGCCAGTTCCATGCAGGTGAAGAATTTACAACCTTTTCATCCTTGACGTGTACTGTGAGCAGTGCTTTGAACCCATCTATTAAGGCTCTTGGTACAGTTACTTTACCCATCTCATTTAACGTAGGTGGAACAGGATCATCGGTTGACTTAGAAAATTCCAAGTGCTTTACTGCTGGTACCAACACGGTCACATTCACTGATGGGAATAACAAAATTTCAACTACTGTTGAGTTCAATAAAACCACAGTTGATCCAAGTGGATACTTGACTTCCGCCAGACGTATTCCAAGTCTCAATCAAGTTACATCTCTTTATATGGCCCCACAATGTGTGAATGGTTACACTTCTGGTATAATGGGAATTTCGAGTAATAGCGGCATTGATATTGACTGTTCAACTGTTCATGTTGGGATTTCAAAAGGAGTGAATGATTGGAATTTTCCAGTATCATACGATTCATTTAGTTACAAGAAAACTTGCTCACCTACTGGTATTTCTATCACATATGAAAATATCCCTGCAGGTTATCGTCCATTTATTGACGCTTACATTTCTGCTTCAGGAGTTAAACTGTACGCTTTGTCATATGCTAATAATTATACTTGTGTTGATAGCAGCtttcaaaataaaccaTTTACTATAAGATGGACCGGATACAATAGTAGCGAAGCTGGTTCCGACGGTGTTGTCATTGTGGTAACAACCAGAACAGTTACAGATAGTACTACTGCTGTGACTACTTTACCATTCAATTCCGATGTTGacaaaactaaaacaattgaaattttgcAACCCATTCCAACAACTACCATCACAACATCATATGTTGGTGTGACTACTTCCTATAGAACCCAAACTGTACCTATTGGACAAACTGCTactgttattgttgatgttcCATATCATACTACAACTACTGTTACTAGTAAATGGACAGGAACAATCACTACTACTGCGACTCGTACCAATCCAACAGGTTCAATCGATACAGTTGTTGTACAAGTTCCACTGCCAAACCCAACAGTCTCCTCTACTGAATATTGGTCGCAATCCTATGGAACAACTACCACAGTCACCGCACCTCCAGGTGGTACTGATACTGTGATTATTAGAGAACCACCAAATTACACAGTAACTACAACTGAATACTGGTCACAATCCTATGCCACGACCACCACTGTTACTGCTCCTCCAGGTGGTACAGACACTGTGATCATTAGAGAACCACCTAATTACACAGTGACTACAACTGAATACTGGTCACAATCGTTtgctactaccaccactgTTACTGCCCCTCCAGGTGGTACAGACACTGTTATCATTAGAGAACCTCCAAATTACACAGTAACTACAACTGAATACTGGTCACAATCGTTtgctactaccaccactgTTACCGCTCCTCCAGGTGGCACTGATACTGTTATCATTAGGGAACCACCTAATTACACTGTTACAACCACTGAATACTGGTCACAATCGTTtgctactaccaccactgTTACTGCTCCTCCAGGTGGCACTGACACTGTTATCATTAGGGAACCTCCAAACCCAACTGTGACAACAACCGAGTACTGGTCTCAATCCTATGCAACAACCACGACTGTTACTGGTCCACCAGGTGGAACCGATATTGTCCTTATTAGGGAACCACCTAATTACACGGTTACAACCACTGAATACTGGTCTCAATCCTATGCCACGACCACCACTGTTACTGGACCACCAGGAAATACTGATACTGTCATCATTAGAGAACCACCAAACCCAACTGTTACTACCACTGAATATTGGTCAGAATCCTAtgctaccaccaccaccattaccGCCCCACCAGGAGGTACCAACTCAGTAAGAATCAGAGAGCCTCCAAATTTTACAGTCACAACCACTGAGTATTGGTCACAATCTTATGCAAGTACTACAACCGTTACTGGTCCACCAGGTGGAACTGACACCGTAATCATCAAGGAACCTCCAAATTACACGGTTACCACTACTGAATACTGGTCACAGTCATACGCAAGTACTAGCACTGTTACTGCTCCACCGGGAGGAACTGATACTGTTATCATTAGAGAACCTCCAAATTACACAGTGACTACAACTGAATACTGGTCACAATCGTTtgctactaccaccactgTTACAGCACCTCCAGGTGGTACAGATACTGTTATCATTAGGGAACCACCTAATTACACTGTTACAACCACTGAATATTGGTCTCAATCCTATGCCACAACCACTACTGTTACTGCTCCTCCAGGTGGCACTGACACTGTTATCATTAGGGAACCTCCAAACCCAACTGTGACAACAACCGAGTACTGGTCTCAATCCTATGCAACAACCACGACTGTTACTGGTCCACCAGGTGGAACCGATATTGTCCTTATTAGGGAACCACCTAATTACACGGTTACAACCACTGAATACTGGTCTCAATCCTATGCCACGACCACCACTGTTACTGGACCACCAGGAAATACTGATACTGTCATCATTAGAGAACCACCAAACCCAACTGTTACTACCACTGAATATTGGTCAGAATCCTAtgctaccaccaccaccattaccGCCCCACCAGGAGGTACCAACTCAGTAAGAATCAGAGAGCCTCCAAATTTTACAGTCACAACCACTGAGTATTGGTCACAATCTTATGCAAGTACTACAACCGTTACTGGTCCACCAGGTGGAACTGACACCGTAATCATCAAGGAACCTCCAAATTACACGGTTACCACTACTGAATACTGGTCACAGTCATACGCAAGTACTAGCACTGTTACTGCTCCACCGGGAGGAACTGAAACTGTGATTATCAAGGAACCACCTAATCCAACTATTACTACCACTGAGTTTTGGTCACAGTCCTACGACACTACCACAACCATTACTGCCCCACCAGGTGGCACTAATAGTGTCATTATCCGAATCCGTTCTAGTCCAAGTGATGAATCTAGTGAGTCCACATTCTCAATATTATCTGTTCCCTCATTTTCAGCCTCGATAAGTATTGTCTCCTCGTTTTCTCGTCCACATTATGTAAACACTACGGTTACCAACTTACCTAGTTCCCAGTCATCATCAGTGAATATACTTTCCAGTGATGAGATAACGTTTACTAATGATGATAGATTCACGTCTTCGattgtttttgaaagtGGTGAAACAAGTGTggcaatatcaacaactttcTGTGATGACGAACATGGTTGCCAATCTTCTGTTACACAAGGTTCTGTTGTAAGAACTACTGCAACAACGACGgcaacaaccacaacagtTATTGGTGGAAATAATGGCACGGATAAACCAAAGTCTGGTGAGTTAGCTTCTACTGGTTCTGTTACAAGCAAGATAGTAACACCGGGTGGTCCATCACCAACTGCACCCTTGAATCCTGGGTCTCCAAATAATGGTGTACCATCACCTAAATCACCATCTGCAGAAACACCAGCCACCAAGAATGTACCTGGATCACCAGATATTCCAGACACTAAATCGACTGATATTTCTAGGACAACGACTGTTGTGTCCCATACGGCGACTGAGAGTGGAGCTACTGGTGTTCCGATAAATCCAAACCCTGCTTTGACAACAGGTACCCCATTGGTAGGCAAACCTGGTTCTGTAGTTAACCCGTCACGTGAAACTGGTATCAATACAGGATCAAGAAGTTCAACTAAGATTGTTACTCCACATGCTACTGGAACTGCCACAGCTGCTATTCCAGATACAGGTAATGGTGCTACTACAAAGGGTCATGATACAACTGGTGGTAATTCCCATGGATCTGCAGCTACCACTAATACTCAAGGTGGAAATAATGAACCAGTTAATCAATCACCACCTAATACAGGTGGAGCATCTGTGGGTACCAGTAGCCAAGGAGTTGACACCACAGCCTCTCAAGCGACTACATTAAGTCAACAGACTACAAGTTCCTTAATCACCACGCCTTTAGCTTCTACATTTGATGGTTCTGGTTCTATTGTTCAACATTCAACCTGGTTGTATGTGTTGCTTACTGCTATTTCTTTATTCTATTAG
- a CDS encoding retrovirus-related Pol polyprotein from transposon (fragment), putative (transposable element) yields MEQLLMNYPLQNTYSESIESTFQLHQNPTSKINLKSLPPMTRIQMRGLTQSSENPTPTTLNILATKATVPITKNSSKSLKSSNTTTNINRRTPPVSRSHAPKRTEPQLNQHTSSQPSDINPEETIDIQMDDPTDNTPTSNTHDNDSINQSLQSYEPPQEEQSVQNTSTSPTRDQPDYGIFNPPPASELNNELTPEDMPATNKAVNQSNYQVDKPLRSIRISQFDKSKIEQNNIMQSLIDNDLTAEMPLATLLGLVPQFRTYLSRSLQAHLVPRQGPQNAKLINEATVTPIDIEIPIDNNLIVNHETIPTSTNSTSADHQELTKQTIKDNVVIQLMDPNNNGPNTYNIAELATSFSITDSDISCASVYIPAIINNSAISLKYDTAAECSIISPITVDKLKLPTKSIKANLQGFGSPLMKCNSMAIITANIFGKDINFKTLIHSSIQPNVIILGRPVQAQYFMTLGYNPATLDLELSFQYDNQFFTEIIEKSTTSKITIHNMTVDSTKLTEEQSQQLITAMATSILSPQDQKYFMDKVQHIPDVFYIKGTTPGRIKSHISEPIDFPIKNHDIWQCKSIPFGNKRLAAIKILKQMLEDNQLDHSNCPYRNPIFLIPKKNKKDYRLLIDLRELNKHIVPAAAHPPATDELINEIAQSAFNSYLDISNAFFQVGISKEAAKYTAFQTPLGLLEYRVLPQGFSNSVAIFSNLLTKILKPVAEKVLIFVDDVAILGPQIDIYASASETYQSALVKENIDNVLEVLQLLKDAGLKINANKLTLAVTQATFLGYEIKPGSRTLIHDKIKTIQDMPLPTTVKALQRAIGLFNYYSNLIPAFSVIATELYELLKTQPKPPLTQHQPNQSQKMSTTPKSSIS; encoded by the coding sequence ATGGAACAACTCCTTATGAATTATCCCCTTCAGAATACTTACTCAGAAAGTATAGAACTGACTTTCCAGCTCCACCAAAATCCAACACTGAAAATAAACCTAAAGAGTCTACCTCCAATGACTCGAATTCAAATGCGAGGCCTCACTCAACTGTCTGAAAACCCAACGCCAACAACGTTAAACATTTTAGCTACCAAAGCAACAGTACCAATAACTAAAAACTCATCTAAGAGTCTTAAGCTGTCaaatacaacaaccaaTATTAACAGACGAACGCCTCCAGTAAGCAGGTCTCACGCACCAAAGCGAACTGAGcctcaattaaatcaacataCGAGTTCACAACCATCGGATATTAATCCAGAAGAAACAATCGATATCCAAATGGATGACCCAACTGATAACACCCCCACATCAAATACTCATGATAATGATTCTATCAATCAATCGTTACAATCTTACGAACCTCCACAAGAGGAACAACTGGTACAAAATACATCAACGTCTCCAACACGTGACCAACCTGATTACGGCATCTTTAATCCTCCTCCAGCTTCAGAATTAAATAACGAGTTAACTCCAGAGGACATGCCAGCAACTAACAAAGCAGTGAATCAATCTAACTACCAAGTAGATAAGCCCTTGCGAAGTATTCGAATTTcacaatttgataaaagCAAAATCGAACAAAACAACATCATGCAATCacttattgataatgatctTACAGCAGAAATGCCATTAGCTACTTTGCTAGGTTTAGTTCCCCAATTCAGGACTTATCTATCACGATCACTCCAAGCACATTTAGTGCCCAGACAAGGGCCTCAGAATgcaaaattaatcaatgaAGCAACAGTCACTCCCATCGATATAGAAATACCCATCGATAATAACTTAATTGTTAACCATGAGACAATTCCAACAAGTACAAATTCTACATCTGCAGATCATCAGGAAttaacaaaacaaacaatcaaGGACAACGTGGTAATACAACTTATGGATCCAAACAATAACGGCCCAAATACGTATAACATCGCCGAATTAGCCacatcattttcaataaccGACAGTGATATCTCATGTGCATCTGTCTACATCCCAGCcataatcaataatagtGCTATTTCCCTTAAATATGACACCGCCGCGGAGTGTCTGATCATTTCACCAATCACAGTGGATAAACTCAAACTACCTACCAAATCTATCAAGGCAAATCTTCAAGGATTTGGTTCTCCACTAATGAAATGTAATAGCATGGCTATCATCACAGCTAATATTTTTGGCAAAGACATTAACTTTAAAACACTAATTCATCTGTCCATACAACCAAATGTAATAATCCTTGGACGACCAGTACAAGCCCAATATTTCATGACTTTAGGGTATAATCCAGCAACACTTGACTTGGAACTTAGTTTCCAATACgacaatcaattttttacagaaataattgaaaaatcgACCACATCAAAAATCACAATCCATAATATGACTGTTGATTCAACAAAACTCACAGAGGAACAATcacaacaattaattacTGCAATGGCTACTTCTATCTTATCTCCACAAGATCAGAAGTATTTTATGGACAAAGTACAGCATATTCCAGATGTATTTTATATTAAAGGTACAACTCCTGGACGCATTAAATCACATATATCTGAACCTATCGATTTCCCGATCAAAAACCATGATATTTGGCAATGCAAATCCATCCCATTTGGCAACAAAAGGTTGGCTGCtatcaaaatattaaagCAAATGCTCGAAGATAACCAACTTGATCATAGTAATTGCCCATATCGGAACCCAATCTTTTtaataccaaaaaagaataaaaaagattatcggttattaattgatttacgAGAGTTAAATAAACATATAGTACCAGCAGCAGCTCACCCACCAGCCACAGATGAACTCATAAATGAAATCGCTCAGTCAGCATTCAATCTGTACTTGGACATAAGTAATGCCTTCTTTCAAGTTGGTATTTCAAAGGAAGCTGCTAAATACACGGCATTCCAAACGCCGTTAGGATTACTCGAATATCGAGTTCTCCCTCAGGGATTTTCAAACCTGGTTGCTATATTTAGCAATTTGCTAACTAAAATCCTTAAACCCGTAGCGGAAAAGGTACTCATCTTTGTGGATGATGTCGCCATATTAGGTCCACAAATCGATATCTATGCATCAGCTTCAGAAACTTATCAATCAGCCTtggtaaaagaaaatattgacAATGTATTAGAAGTTTTGCAGTTACTCAAAGATGCTGGTTTAAAGATTAATGCAAATAAACTTACTTTAGCTGTTACTCAAGCCACATTTCTTGGTTATGAAATTAAACCTGGTTCTAGGACATTGATCCAcgataaaattaaaaccatCCAAGACATGCCATTACCAACAACAGTCAAAGCTCTTCAACGAGCAATAGGATTATTTAACTATTATTCCAATCTTATTCCTGCTTTTAGTGTAATAGCCACGGAGCTTTATGAATTACTCAAAACTCAACCTAAACCTCCACTTACACAACATCAACCAAACCAGCTGCAAAAAATGTCCACAACCcccaaatcatcaatttcttga